The genomic stretch GGATATTGGTGAAAGTGAGGTTTATTAATGCAACCTTTGCTTGTGGGTTTATTTTAAATATTGTTCCATGTTCCATTCCATTGATAACACAGTTTTCACCAATTATTGTAATATTTTTATCAATAGTAATCGTTATATTTTCATCATTTAAGAAAGTAATGTTGTTTAAATGGATTATACTATTTGTTGGTGCATCATTTATTGCTTTTTTCAAGTATTTCAATTGATTGGTCCAATTTTCGTTAGAGTAATTAATATTGTTGATGAGTATTGTATTGTTTTTCAAAGTGTTCAGGTTTATGTTTTTTTGTTCTTCAAAACTTAATGTATTGGAGTTTATCTGAAGCAATGTTGCCTGTAATTCTGTTTTATCTTTTACTGTGTAAGCGAATGAAGTATCTAATGTTTGATGGGCATTTTCGATATATTCTAGATTCTGGTCGGAAATCTTGATTGTTTTAATTATTGTACTGTTTTCATAAATTTGTATTTGGCATTTGTTATAATGGCTTTGAGACATGTATAAATCCCAGTCTAAATGGAGGTTAATTGTAACATTTTGTGTAGTGCTTGATGATGAAGAATTTTTAACTGTTAATGTTAATTGAGTATTGTATACTGCCCCGTTTGAATAGTCCAAATAGCTTAAGGGGGGGTCTTGATTTTCATTTATCTTGAGAGGTGTTTCTGTGTTGTTTTGTGGTGTTTCTAGGATACTTTGATCTTCATTAATTGATGTTAAGTTTTCATTTATATCATTTATATTTGTGTTATTTTCTGTTGCATGTATACTTGTCATTGTTGCCAACATTAGTAAAATTAGAATGATTAATATGTATTTTTTCAATTTCATTTTTATTTTTCTCCATCATGTTTTCTGCAGATACATATTTAATTACAATATGTTTTATATTTAGTTAGGATAACTTTATATATTTTTTACTATAAATAATATTTCATTAGAATAATTATCAACTATATTTGATTAAGGTTATGGGGTTTGATAATTTTTTTCTAATGATAAAATTAATTGTTTGATGTAAAAGGGGTTATTTTGCATTAGATTTTGATATTTGAGAATAAAGGAGAAATAATATGAAGTGTCATAAAATATTAATTTCTTTAGTTTTCATCATGTTTCTTGTAGGAATCACTTGTGTTTCTGCAGAAGACATTGATGATATAAGTGATTTGTCATCTAATGATGCAGATGATGTACTTTCTGTGGATGAATCATTGGATGATAATCTGGCTGTTGAAGAGAGTGATTTGTTATCAGATCCAACTTCTGCAACTGTTGATAGTTGGTCAGGATTATCTGGTGCAGTTAATAGTAAGGATATTGTTTATATTAACTCAAGTTTTGCACCAGGTAATCAAATACAATTCACTCGTAGTGTAACTGTTATTGGATCTTCTGGCAATTATATTGGTGGAAGTGATTCAAATCATATTGCAAGTTACAGCAACATTCCTTTTTATACAACTAGTGCTGTAACTGTAACTTTGAAAAACATTAAATTCCAAAATTGTGGTGGAAACATCTTCATGCAATTTAACGGAAATGGTAATTATATAGTTGAAAACTGTACTTTTGAAAACATTACAGCAAATGGTGACCACCAAGCAGTTTTATATTTAAGTTTAGGTAACTGTAACATTACAAATTGTACTTTTGAAAAATGTACAACAAGTTATGGTACTGTAAGTAATTACAATTCAGGAAGCGTAAATGCGGTCCATATGACTGTTAGAGGCACAACTTTTAAAGACAATTATGCAAGCGTTGAACCTGGTGCAATTAATAACTGTGGTCAATTAATTGTCTATGATTCTGTATTTGAAAATAATGAAGCGGCTTGGTGGGCTGGAGCAATACATACTCATTATAATGCTAATACCACTATTGTCCGTTCAAACTTTAAAAATAACATTGCAGGATGGAACGGTGGAGCATTATATTCTTACAGTTATTTGACTGTAATTGATTCTAACTTCACAGGTAATGAGGCACACGGGTCCAATGGTGGGGCTATTGCTGCAAGTTACTATATGAGCAGACCTTATGTTACTATTGAAAATTGTGAATTTGATAGTAATATTGCTTCTGGCAGTGGAGGTGCAATTTCCTTTGGTGCAGGCACTATTAGTGTTGAAAATTCAAGATTCAATGATAATGTTGCATCTAGTGGTACTGGTGGTGCAATTTCCTTGGGTACTGCCACTGCTAATGTGAATAGTTGTAATTTCACATGCAATCATGCTAGTGCCAGAGGCGGTGCAATTTATGCTAGTGGTGCAGGTACTTTAAATGTCAATTATTCAAATTTTGTAAACAACACAGGTAGTGAAGGTAATGATATTGCATATTATTACACTGCTAAAAAAACTAATAAAGCATTTTTAAATTATGATTATAATGAATTCTGGGGCGTAAATAATGCTTCAGGATCAATATATGCTTATAACACTCAATATTTAAATCATAATCCTGGAAATAATAATGTTTTCCATGATATTAGTGAATACGTAACTCCTGGTGAAGAAAATACAACTAACGATACCAATGGGTCTTCTGGTACCATTATTGTTCCGGATAGTTTTAATGGTGTTCAATTGTGGAATGCTAGTTTAAGTGGTGCTTTAGGTGGTACTCCTCTTGTTAGTGGTGAAAGAATATATGTTCCTAATGGTCAGGCGATTTATTGTTTAAATATTACTAATGGTGATTTATTATGGAATGTTTCATCTGAATGGGGTTATTTCCATGAGTTAGGTTTACATAATGGTGTTCTTGTTGCTCCTTGTGCATGGGATAAATTCTACATGTTTGATGCAGTTACTGGTAGTGAAATCCAACCTGCTAGTAATATATATCAGGCTTCTAGTTATTATGCTCCTGCAATTGATGGAAATACAATTTATGTAAGTAGTGAATATCCTTATGGTGTGAATAATAATTCTTGGATAGCTGTTATTAAGTATGAGAATAATGTTTATTCTTATGTTGGAAGTATTTTGGAAATTAATAATGCTTCTAGTGCTTTGATTTCTCAACCTATTGTTCGTAATGGTTATCTCTGGGTTAATACTATAAATGGTTTAATGTGTGTAGATTTATCAACAAATACTTCCAGTATTGTTTTAACTAATACAGTTGGTAAACCTGTTGTTGGTGGAGACATTATATATGTTTTAACTAGTGACAATCACATTTGTGGTGTAGATTCTAGTGGTAGTGTTGTTAAAAATATCACAGTTAATGAATCAGATGTTGTTGGCACTACTTTAGCAATTAATAGTGCAAATACTATTTTGTACACCGTTTCAGCAAATGGATTTATTTATCGTGTAACAATTAGTTCAGGCAATATTGTTCGTAGCATTCAAGTAAATCCTGTTTCTTCTGCATTAACTATTGGTAGTGATGGTTATTTATATATTGGTGATGATGCAGGAATATTTTGGGTTATTAACATATTTAAAGATGGAACTTGGAAAAATGAAGTAATATGGGCATTCAATGCTTCTTCACCAATACATGGAGCGCCAATAATTGATGAGGGTATTGTTTATATTGGGACCGATGATACAATTTATGCGGTATCTGAGTCTTCAAGTAGTTTATATTCCCTAAATCAGAATGGAGTATATGCTCGTAATGGAGAAATTTCTCTTAAAAATCAATTATTAGGTATGGGAAGTAATGAAATTCTTAAAGAGAATTTAGTTCCCGGGAAAGATAAGTATACTACTTATCCTAAAGAAAACACCGTATTTTATCTTAATGAAGGAGTTTATACTATAAAATCTTTTAGGATTGGTGGGGAGGTATTGTATGATGAGGATTATGAAGAGATTGGTGTAGATAATAAAAATAATATTACTGTTAGGCCTAATGGAAACGATGTAGTGATTATAAAATTTGTTAAACAAAGTGCTGCTACCGAAACAGTAAGGTTTTGGCGTGGTGAGAATTTCATCATGGAAAATCTAAAATTTACTTCAGATGTACCACTTTCGTCTGATAATCTTATGGGATCATATAATTGTAAAAATGTTATGATTAATAATTGTACCTTTGAAAACATAGACAATAAAGGGATTATTTTTAAAATTTTTGATGGAACCTCAAATATTACTTTTAAAAATTGTAAATTTATTAATTGTACCTGTAATAGTTTAATTTCAACTGCGAACAACAACTGTAATGACATAAATTTATTAAATTGTATTGTTGAAAATTTCACTGGAAAAAAATCTGATAGTAGTAGTTTTATATTTAATGGTGGATCAAATATTTATTTAGAAAATAATACTTTTAATAATAATAATTCTATTGCTATTTCTGGAGGAAAAATTGTTTCTGAAGTATCATTTAATGTTTTAACTAATCAAGTAACATTAAATACACAAAGTGATATTTTTATTGAGTTATTGGATGATAATAATAATCATATTCATTCTTCTGCATTTAAATTCATTGTTGATGATGGTGAACCTGTAGCTCCTACTAGTTTTGATAAAACTACTGGACTTTATAAATTAACTTATACTCCAACAAAAACTGGCAAAATTCCAGTTTCAATCCAATGTAGTAATGTTGTATTGGATGAGGTAACTCCTGTTGACATTCTTGTTGTAGAATCTCCGGAATTAACAATTAATGCAACAGATTCTATTATCTACGGAGCTACTGCAGTATATGTTAATGCTACTTTAAAAGAGGACATCAATGGTGAAAACGTAACTTTCACTCTTTTAAAAGGCAGCACTGTTATTGATTCTGTAAATGCTACAGTTACTAATGGTTTTGCTAATGCTACATTCAACCAAAAATTGTCTTATGGAAGTCACACTCTCAGTGTAAGTTATTCAGGTAACAATAATTATGGTGCAGCATCTGATTCCAAAACTTTCACTGTTAATCAAGCTACTCCAGATATTAAGGTAGAAGTTAATCCAGTTATTGGCGTTGGTAATCCTGTTGTAGTTACAATTACTTTGCCAGAAGATATTACTGGAGAATTTGAAATTATTGGTATTGCACGTAATACCTCTGGCCATGCAGTTAATGCAAAACAAAATATTCAAATTAATAGCACTGTTTTAACCATAGTATTTAATGAAACTATTCCTGTAGATGAGTATTGGATTTGGTATACTTATCCTGGTGATGCAAACTACAAAAAAGTTACTATCAGTAATATAAAAGATCAACATGAGGGTGCTGCTGAATTTAAAGTTGTGAAAAACAATCCTACTTTAAATATTACTCATTCAACCCCCGTTCTTAATGAAAATGTCACTATTACAGTTACCATGAACAAGGACATTAATGAGGATGTTAATGTAACTATTAATAATCTTGACCCTGTAGTTAAACAGGTTGTTAATGGTAGTTTAGTATTTAATATTACCAATGCTCCTTATGGACCTCAAAACATTACTGTAAGCTTTGCAGGTAATGATAAGTATAATGCAACTAAAAACAACACTTACTTCTTTGTAGGCAAGTTTGATGTTAACTTAAAAATTACTGCTGATGCAATCACTTATGGTGAACCTTTGGTTGTTATGGTTAATGCTAATAAGGATTTCAATGGGGAAGTCTTTGTTAAAATAGGCAATACCACAAAAC from Methanobrevibacter sp. encodes the following:
- a CDS encoding Ig-like domain repeat protein, whose amino-acid sequence is MKCHKILISLVFIMFLVGITCVSAEDIDDISDLSSNDADDVLSVDESLDDNLAVEESDLLSDPTSATVDSWSGLSGAVNSKDIVYINSSFAPGNQIQFTRSVTVIGSSGNYIGGSDSNHIASYSNIPFYTTSAVTVTLKNIKFQNCGGNIFMQFNGNGNYIVENCTFENITANGDHQAVLYLSLGNCNITNCTFEKCTTSYGTVSNYNSGSVNAVHMTVRGTTFKDNYASVEPGAINNCGQLIVYDSVFENNEAAWWAGAIHTHYNANTTIVRSNFKNNIAGWNGGALYSYSYLTVIDSNFTGNEAHGSNGGAIAASYYMSRPYVTIENCEFDSNIASGSGGAISFGAGTISVENSRFNDNVASSGTGGAISLGTATANVNSCNFTCNHASARGGAIYASGAGTLNVNYSNFVNNTGSEGNDIAYYYTAKKTNKAFLNYDYNEFWGVNNASGSIYAYNTQYLNHNPGNNNVFHDISEYVTPGEENTTNDTNGSSGTIIVPDSFNGVQLWNASLSGALGGTPLVSGERIYVPNGQAIYCLNITNGDLLWNVSSEWGYFHELGLHNGVLVAPCAWDKFYMFDAVTGSEIQPASNIYQASSYYAPAIDGNTIYVSSEYPYGVNNNSWIAVIKYENNVYSYVGSILEINNASSALISQPIVRNGYLWVNTINGLMCVDLSTNTSSIVLTNTVGKPVVGGDIIYVLTSDNHICGVDSSGSVVKNITVNESDVVGTTLAINSANTILYTVSANGFIYRVTISSGNIVRSIQVNPVSSALTIGSDGYLYIGDDAGIFWVINIFKDGTWKNEVIWAFNASSPIHGAPIIDEGIVYIGTDDTIYAVSESSSSLYSLNQNGVYARNGEISLKNQLLGMGSNEILKENLVPGKDKYTTYPKENTVFYLNEGVYTIKSFRIGGEVLYDEDYEEIGVDNKNNITVRPNGNDVVIIKFVKQSAATETVRFWRGENFIMENLKFTSDVPLSSDNLMGSYNCKNVMINNCTFENIDNKGIIFKIFDGTSNITFKNCKFINCTCNSLISTANNNCNDINLLNCIVENFTGKKSDSSSFIFNGGSNIYLENNTFNNNNSIAISGGKIVSEVSFNVLTNQVTLNTQSDIFIELLDDNNNHIHSSAFKFIVDDGEPVAPTSFDKTTGLYKLTYTPTKTGKIPVSIQCSNVVLDEVTPVDILVVESPELTINATDSIIYGATAVYVNATLKEDINGENVTFTLLKGSTVIDSVNATVTNGFANATFNQKLSYGSHTLSVSYSGNNNYGAASDSKTFTVNQATPDIKVEVNPVIGVGNPVVVTITLPEDITGEFEIIGIARNTSGHAVNAKQNIQINSTVLTIVFNETIPVDEYWIWYTYPGDANYKKVTISNIKDQHEGAAEFKVVKNNPTLNITHSTPVLNENVTITVTMNKDINEDVNVTINNLDPVVKQVVNGSLVFNITNAPYGPQNITVSFAGNDKYNATKNNTYFFVGKFDVNLKITADAITYGEPLVVMVNANKDFNGEVFVKIGNTTKPVDVVEGKGNATFTNLTAGEYFINATFTEDETFYADSANTTATVKGVEVPADKAISTNVPANTKSPTFSIKLEKDATGTFTVNIDNGKIVKTAELKDGAASITVADLAAGDHTISVSYSGDGKYAPITQNTTLNIKEPVKPTTKVTKKATKIVAKKKTFKAKVKVKKYTITLKSGKTLLKKVKVTLKVKGKTYKATTNNKGKATFKIKNLKKKGTYKAVIKFKGNKNYKASSKKVKIKVKK